A part of Variovorax sp. HW608 genomic DNA contains:
- a CDS encoding creatininase family protein, whose translation MQFPLGFRRAAFLLAMLLGAQLALAQAEPHTVLLEDLTWTELRDQVGAGKTTILIPIGGTEQSGPDMALGKHNARVLYLSRRIAEELGNAIVAPVVAYVPEGGYAPPTSHMRFPGTITVPEDAFEKTLASAANSFKAHGFRDIVFLGDHGGYQKSIQRVVAMLNKSWANSGARAFVPPAYYESSSDGFDRILRSRGYRDDEIGTHAALADTSLQLASAPQMVRLDRLRQAPKRGPSDGVYGGDPRRATAELGKLGIDAIVADTVAAIRKDTERH comes from the coding sequence ATGCAGTTTCCCCTTGGCTTTCGCCGGGCCGCATTTCTGTTGGCGATGCTGCTGGGCGCGCAGCTTGCGCTCGCACAGGCCGAGCCGCACACCGTCTTGCTCGAGGACCTGACCTGGACCGAGTTGCGCGACCAGGTCGGCGCCGGCAAGACAACCATCCTCATCCCCATCGGCGGTACCGAGCAGAGCGGGCCGGACATGGCGCTCGGAAAGCACAACGCGCGCGTCCTGTATCTGTCGCGGCGCATTGCGGAAGAGCTCGGCAACGCGATCGTCGCGCCGGTCGTGGCCTATGTGCCCGAGGGCGGCTACGCGCCGCCGACATCGCACATGCGCTTTCCCGGCACGATCACCGTGCCCGAGGATGCCTTCGAGAAGACGCTGGCCTCGGCGGCCAACAGCTTCAAGGCGCACGGGTTTCGCGACATCGTGTTCCTCGGCGACCACGGCGGATACCAGAAGAGCATCCAGCGCGTGGTGGCGATGCTCAACAAGTCATGGGCCAATTCGGGCGCAAGGGCCTTCGTGCCGCCGGCCTACTACGAGAGCAGCTCCGACGGTTTCGACAGGATCCTGCGCAGCAGGGGCTATCGCGACGACGAGATCGGCACCCATGCGGCTCTCGCGGACACCTCGCTGCAACTGGCCAGCGCGCCGCAGATGGTGCGGCTCGATCGCCTGCGCCAGGCCCCCAAGCGCGGCCCGAGCGATGGCGTCTACGGAGGCGATCCGCGTCGCGCCACGGCAGAGCTGGGCAAGCTCGGCATCGATGCCATCGTCGCTGACACCGTCGCTGCGATTCGCAAGGACACCGAGCGGCATTGA
- a CDS encoding YVTN family beta-propeller repeat protein: MHLSRSSLRLASLAGATLLAVHLHAAAIEPALPGMPPIVNPANLYSETTADKLSPAVQGALSRVYVPNVKSNDVYVIDPATNKVVDRFKVGTNPQHVVPSWDLKTLWVANNAEGTTKGSLTPVDPLTGKPSGKPIAVDDPYNMYFTPDGKQAIVVAEAHQRLDFRDPHTMALESSLAVPDCSGINHADFAIDGRYAIFTCEFGGHLAKIDMVEHKVLGILKLSKGGMPQDIRVSPDGKVFYVADMMADGVFLIDGDSFREIGFVPTGVGTHGLYPSRDGTKLYIANRGSNKIHGKKGGPGSVSVLDFATRKVVATWPIPGGGSPDMGNVSADGGHLWLSGRFDNVVYNFDTTTGAVVKVPVGTEPHGLAVWPLPGRHALGHTGNMR, translated from the coding sequence ATGCATCTTTCACGCTCCTCCTTGCGCCTTGCTTCGCTCGCCGGCGCAACCCTGCTGGCCGTCCACCTGCACGCTGCAGCGATCGAGCCGGCATTGCCGGGCATGCCGCCGATCGTCAATCCGGCCAATCTCTACAGCGAGACCACGGCCGACAAGCTCAGCCCTGCGGTGCAGGGTGCGCTGTCGCGCGTCTACGTGCCCAACGTGAAGTCGAACGATGTCTACGTGATCGACCCGGCAACCAACAAGGTGGTCGACCGCTTCAAGGTCGGCACGAACCCGCAACACGTCGTGCCCTCGTGGGACCTGAAGACGCTGTGGGTCGCCAACAATGCCGAAGGAACGACCAAGGGCAGCCTCACCCCCGTCGACCCGCTGACCGGCAAGCCGTCCGGCAAGCCGATTGCGGTGGACGACCCCTACAACATGTACTTCACCCCCGACGGCAAGCAGGCGATCGTGGTCGCCGAAGCGCACCAGCGTCTCGACTTCCGCGATCCGCACACCATGGCGCTGGAGTCCTCGCTGGCCGTGCCCGATTGCTCCGGCATCAACCATGCCGACTTCGCGATCGACGGCCGCTATGCCATCTTCACCTGCGAGTTCGGCGGCCACCTGGCCAAGATCGACATGGTCGAGCACAAGGTGCTCGGCATCCTGAAGCTGTCCAAGGGCGGGATGCCGCAGGACATCCGCGTCTCGCCCGATGGCAAGGTCTTCTACGTGGCCGACATGATGGCTGACGGCGTGTTCCTCATCGACGGCGACTCCTTCCGCGAGATCGGCTTCGTCCCCACGGGTGTCGGCACGCATGGCCTGTACCCGAGCCGTGACGGCACCAAGCTCTACATCGCGAACCGCGGCTCCAACAAGATCCACGGCAAAAAGGGCGGCCCCGGCAGCGTTTCGGTGCTGGACTTCGCGACCCGCAAGGTCGTGGCGACCTGGCCGATCCCCGGCGGCGGCAGTCCGGACATGGGCAATGTGAGCGCGGACGGCGGCCACCTGTGGCTGTCCGGGCGCTTTGACAACGTGGTCTACAACTTCGACACGACCACCGGCGCGGTCGTCAAGGTTCCGGTCGGCACCGAGCCTCACGGCCTCGCGGTGTGGCCGCTTCCGGGCCGGCATGCGCTCGGCCATACCGGCAACATGCGTTGA
- a CDS encoding DUF6691 family protein, producing the protein MIVLASLLAGLVFGLGLIVSGMANPAKVLGFLDLAGTWDPSLAFVMGGAIAVGVVAFALADRRSASLLGAEMRLPSARHIDRRLVAGSVLFGIGWGIAGICPGPGLVSLGMGEVKALVFVAAMLAGMGVFELFERRKRLPVPRAA; encoded by the coding sequence ATGATCGTTCTTGCTTCGCTGCTCGCCGGCCTGGTCTTCGGCCTCGGCCTCATCGTCTCGGGCATGGCCAATCCGGCCAAGGTGCTCGGCTTCTTGGACCTGGCCGGCACCTGGGACCCGTCCCTGGCTTTCGTCATGGGCGGCGCCATCGCCGTCGGCGTGGTCGCCTTCGCCCTGGCCGACCGGCGCTCCGCATCCCTGCTCGGCGCTGAAATGCGCCTGCCCTCGGCGCGCCACATCGACCGCCGCCTGGTCGCGGGAAGCGTGCTGTTCGGCATCGGCTGGGGCATTGCGGGCATCTGCCCCGGGCCGGGCCTGGTTTCGCTCGGGATGGGCGAAGTCAAGGCGCTCGTCTTCGTGGCCGCGATGCTGGCGGGCATGGGCGTGTTCGAACTCTTCGAGCGCCGCAAGCGCCTGCCGGTGCCGCGCGCGGCCTGA
- a CDS encoding YeeE/YedE family protein, which produces MSIDWNHFTPLAALAGGVLIGIAAAMFALLNGRIAGISGVLGGLLRPTRGDMAWRIAFVLGLVGAPGVYVLFAALPKPQIDASYGALILAGLLVGIGTRYGSGCTSGHGVCGLSRLSPRSLVATAAFMGAGFVTVFVTRHLLGI; this is translated from the coding sequence ATGTCCATCGACTGGAACCACTTCACGCCGCTCGCCGCCCTGGCCGGGGGGGTGCTCATCGGGATTGCCGCCGCGATGTTTGCGCTGCTCAACGGCCGCATCGCAGGCATCAGCGGGGTGCTCGGAGGCCTGCTCCGGCCCACCAGGGGCGACATGGCCTGGCGTATCGCCTTCGTCCTCGGCCTGGTCGGCGCGCCAGGGGTTTATGTGCTGTTCGCGGCGCTGCCCAAGCCGCAGATCGACGCCAGCTACGGCGCGCTGATCCTGGCCGGCCTGCTCGTGGGTATCGGCACGCGGTATGGCTCCGGCTGCACCAGCGGCCACGGGGTCTGTGGGCTGTCTCGCCTTTCGCCGCGTTCACTCGTGGCCACGGCCGCCTTCATGGGCGCCGGTTTCGTCACGGTGTTCGTGACGCGTCACCTTCTGGGTATCTGA
- a CDS encoding ArsR/SmtB family transcription factor — translation MKRPLVIAPEALRAAAGGAVAALKVLANEDRLLLLCQLSQGEMCVSELEEALDIHQPTLSQQLGVLRGEGVVSTRREGKNIFYSVADPSMLEILALLYQLYCPKEE, via the coding sequence ATGAAGCGCCCACTCGTCATCGCCCCCGAAGCCTTGCGCGCCGCCGCCGGCGGCGCGGTCGCCGCGCTCAAGGTGCTCGCCAACGAGGACCGTCTGCTGCTGCTGTGCCAGCTCTCGCAGGGCGAGATGTGCGTGAGCGAGCTCGAAGAAGCGCTGGACATTCACCAACCGACGCTGTCGCAGCAACTGGGCGTACTGCGGGGCGAGGGGGTGGTGAGCACGCGCCGCGAAGGCAAGAACATCTTCTACAGCGTGGCCGACCCATCGATGCTCGAAATCCTCGCGCTTCTCTACCAACTCTATTGCCCAAAGGAAGAATGA
- a CDS encoding MBL fold metallo-hydrolase, whose amino-acid sequence MTNRTTTTKGFFDPTTWTISYVVWDHATARAAIIDPVLDYDFKSGHTSTASADRLLAHVRDQGLKVDWILETHAHADHLSGARYVQAQAGGRIAIGENIRVVQSTFKKLFNLERSFLPDGSQFDHLFKDGEVFKIGDTEARALLVPGHTPADMAYLVDDAVFVGDTLFMPDVGSARADFPGGDARQLYASMRRLLDLPAETTMYVCHDYPPASRQAQWQTSVAEQRARNIHVRDGIGEAEFVAMRTARDATLDVPTLILPSIQVNVRAGRLPPADDNGVAYLRIPLNALPVHPHQDA is encoded by the coding sequence ATGACGAACCGCACGACGACAACCAAAGGCTTCTTCGACCCCACGACGTGGACGATTTCCTACGTCGTGTGGGACCACGCGACGGCGCGCGCCGCGATCATCGACCCGGTACTGGACTACGACTTCAAGTCGGGTCACACCAGCACCGCCTCGGCCGACCGGCTGCTGGCCCATGTCAGGGACCAGGGCCTGAAGGTCGACTGGATCCTGGAAACCCATGCCCATGCCGACCACCTGTCCGGCGCACGCTACGTTCAGGCCCAGGCCGGGGGCCGCATCGCCATCGGCGAAAACATTCGCGTCGTCCAGTCGACCTTCAAGAAGCTCTTCAACCTCGAGCGCAGCTTCCTGCCGGACGGCAGCCAGTTCGACCACCTCTTCAAGGACGGCGAGGTCTTCAAGATCGGCGACACCGAGGCAAGGGCACTGCTGGTGCCGGGTCACACCCCCGCGGACATGGCCTACCTGGTCGATGACGCGGTCTTCGTCGGCGACACGCTCTTCATGCCCGACGTGGGCAGCGCGCGGGCGGACTTCCCCGGCGGCGACGCGCGCCAGCTCTATGCCTCGATGCGGCGCCTGCTGGACCTGCCTGCCGAGACGACGATGTACGTCTGCCACGACTATCCGCCTGCATCGCGGCAAGCCCAATGGCAGACGAGCGTCGCAGAGCAGCGCGCTCGCAACATCCATGTGCGCGATGGCATCGGCGAGGCCGAATTCGTGGCGATGCGCACGGCCCGCGACGCCACCCTGGATGTCCCGACGCTCATCCTCCCGTCGATCCAGGTGAACGTGCGGGCCGGGCGGCTTCCGCCAGCCGACGACAACGGCGTCGCGTACCTGCGGATTCCGTTGAACGCACTTCCTGTTCACCCGCATCAGGATGCCTAG
- a CDS encoding plasmid replication/partition related protein, protein MDVVVNEELKAYIDPLTAEEFEALERSLLAEGCRDALVLWGKVLVDGHNRYAICRKHDLPFRTVQNTRFQSMEDVHLWMIDQHLGRRSISDFQRGVLALRKREIVAARRARREAQMPAGEASADGAADAPQVDAPSAGESLQTREAVARAARLRSNQVVMIEKIQQSAAPEVVAAVKSGTLSLNAAAAVASLPAEEQVAAATAGKDELRQAAKRVRDARRTPAREKDDEAAARSDTPGPQQGDDGAAALRRQVGELRAENARLTAENAALRKQVLALLAKGGPGAGAAQPDAVTSEDEADAPF, encoded by the coding sequence ATGGACGTCGTCGTCAACGAGGAACTCAAGGCCTATATCGATCCCTTGACGGCGGAGGAATTCGAAGCGCTGGAGCGCAGCCTGCTGGCCGAGGGCTGCCGCGACGCCCTGGTGCTGTGGGGCAAGGTGCTGGTGGATGGCCACAACCGGTACGCGATCTGCCGCAAGCACGACCTGCCGTTCCGGACCGTGCAGAACACGCGCTTCCAGTCGATGGAGGACGTTCATCTCTGGATGATCGACCAGCACCTGGGGCGGCGAAGCATCTCCGACTTCCAGCGCGGCGTGCTGGCCCTGCGCAAGCGCGAGATCGTGGCGGCGCGACGGGCCCGGCGCGAGGCGCAGATGCCTGCCGGCGAGGCGTCGGCAGACGGCGCCGCCGATGCACCTCAGGTCGATGCGCCGTCTGCTGGCGAGTCCCTGCAGACCCGCGAGGCCGTGGCCCGCGCAGCGCGACTGCGCAGCAATCAGGTCGTGATGATCGAGAAGATCCAGCAGAGCGCGGCGCCCGAGGTCGTGGCCGCCGTGAAGTCCGGAACGCTCTCGCTCAACGCGGCGGCCGCGGTCGCGAGCCTGCCGGCCGAGGAACAGGTCGCCGCAGCGACCGCCGGCAAGGACGAACTCAGGCAGGCCGCGAAGCGCGTACGCGATGCACGGCGTACGCCGGCGCGCGAGAAGGACGACGAAGCGGCGGCGCGGTCCGATACGCCTGGGCCGCAGCAGGGCGATGACGGCGCGGCCGCGCTGCGGCGCCAGGTGGGCGAACTGCGTGCGGAGAACGCCAGGCTGACGGCCGAGAACGCCGCGCTGCGCAAGCAGGTCCTGGCGCTGCTCGCGAAGGGCGGGCCGGGCGCCGGCGCCGCGCAGCCCGATGCGGTGACCAGCGAGGACGAGGCCGACGCGCCGTTCTAG
- the shkS gene encoding surface-behavior sensor histidine kinase ShkS has translation MMGNSSFAGLGNSSFASLTPAPASADEAEPWVRGELIRSLMRASRGSYLLAAALMPAMVGLSWGHVPVWQLMVWLAIGIAATGCRIWGEQIYARHYADRDSAAQQYFVDHYRFLWSTSAFAWGLSILIFFERTPLVNQFMSWLIVAGVATFPLNGLALHPPLLKRYVNTLFFTMLAAIGLRMIELNFEKPHFHYGFLMLPGLHWWLLLRAGRRIHETARNSFELLFHNHILINSLTQQRQAAVSAVAMKNRFLASAAHDMRQPVLALSLYADWLRNEPELVAEIAPKIVRATHAVNALFDSLFDLARIDSGQVRLHIERVDVAQLLHDLELQYRPVAEAKGLTFRMHVTPGTVLTDPIRVRRMIGNLLANAIKYTAEGGVLLASRQTRDGLRVEVWDTGIGIAREHLRDVFLEFYKVADHAGTSDGFGLGLAIVARLSHALGHPVSVRSRLGRGSVFRVALHDADESQAQTRISGAVG, from the coding sequence ATGATGGGAAATTCGTCGTTCGCAGGTCTGGGCAATTCATCTTTCGCGAGCCTCACGCCGGCGCCCGCGTCCGCCGACGAGGCCGAGCCGTGGGTTCGCGGCGAGTTGATCCGCAGCCTGATGCGGGCCTCGCGCGGCTCGTACCTGCTGGCTGCGGCGCTGATGCCTGCGATGGTCGGGCTCAGCTGGGGCCATGTCCCCGTCTGGCAGCTCATGGTCTGGCTGGCGATCGGCATCGCGGCCACCGGCTGCCGCATCTGGGGCGAGCAGATCTATGCCCGCCACTACGCCGACCGCGATTCGGCCGCCCAGCAGTACTTCGTCGACCACTATCGCTTTCTGTGGAGCACCAGCGCCTTCGCGTGGGGCCTGTCGATCCTGATCTTCTTCGAACGCACGCCGCTGGTGAACCAGTTCATGAGCTGGCTCATCGTCGCCGGGGTCGCGACCTTCCCGCTCAACGGCCTCGCGCTGCATCCGCCGCTGCTCAAGCGCTACGTGAACACGCTGTTCTTCACGATGCTCGCGGCCATCGGGCTCAGGATGATCGAGCTCAATTTCGAGAAGCCGCATTTCCACTACGGCTTCCTGATGCTGCCGGGCCTGCACTGGTGGCTGCTGCTGCGCGCCGGCCGGCGCATCCACGAGACGGCGCGCAACAGCTTCGAGCTGCTGTTCCACAACCACATCCTGATCAACTCGCTGACGCAGCAGCGCCAGGCGGCCGTGTCGGCGGTGGCGATGAAGAACCGCTTCCTCGCGAGCGCTGCGCACGACATGCGCCAGCCGGTGCTGGCGCTGTCGCTCTATGCGGACTGGCTGCGCAACGAGCCCGAACTGGTGGCCGAGATCGCGCCCAAGATCGTGCGCGCCACGCATGCGGTGAATGCGCTCTTCGATTCGCTGTTCGATCTGGCCCGGATCGACTCGGGCCAGGTGCGGCTGCACATCGAGCGGGTCGATGTGGCCCAGCTGCTGCACGATCTCGAGCTGCAATACCGACCGGTCGCCGAGGCCAAGGGCCTGACCTTCCGCATGCACGTGACGCCGGGAACGGTGCTCACCGACCCGATCCGCGTGCGCCGCATGATCGGCAACCTGCTCGCCAACGCGATCAAGTACACGGCAGAGGGCGGCGTCCTGCTCGCGTCGAGGCAGACGCGCGACGGCCTGAGGGTGGAAGTCTGGGACACGGGCATCGGCATCGCCCGCGAACACCTGCGTGATGTGTTCCTGGAGTTCTACAAGGTGGCCGACCACGCCGGCACCTCGGACGGCTTCGGCCTCGGCCTCGCGATCGTCGCGCGCCTGTCGCACGCGCTGGGTCACCCCGTCAGCGTGCGGTCACGCCTGGGCCGCGGCAGCGTCTTCCGCGTCGCGTTGCACGACGCGGATGAGAGCCAGGCCCAGACCCGGATCTCGGGCGCCGTAGGCTAG
- a CDS encoding response regulator transcription factor, whose translation MSIYVIDDHPLMRDAIVMVLRRLRPAETIVELERLDKLSAAVKQHGAPGLFCLDLKLPDTTGVSGVVAVKHDYPDVPVAVYSASPSADMEEACIEAGADTYIEKSASSAELTAALRGLLMADTEAEEPVTATSNKLSKRQTQLIAMLDQGMSNRDIATELDISEHTVKVHLWRLFRRLGVKSRTQALHHARTNGLLPG comes from the coding sequence ATGAGTATCTACGTCATCGACGACCACCCCCTGATGCGCGACGCCATCGTGATGGTGCTGCGCCGGCTTCGCCCGGCCGAGACCATCGTCGAGCTCGAACGGCTCGACAAGCTCTCCGCAGCCGTCAAGCAGCACGGGGCGCCGGGGCTCTTCTGCCTCGACCTGAAGCTGCCGGACACCACCGGCGTTTCCGGCGTGGTCGCGGTGAAGCATGACTATCCGGACGTGCCCGTGGCGGTCTATTCGGCATCGCCTTCGGCCGACATGGAAGAGGCCTGCATCGAGGCCGGCGCGGACACCTACATCGAAAAATCCGCCAGCTCGGCCGAACTCACCGCCGCGCTGCGCGGCCTGCTGATGGCCGACACCGAGGCCGAGGAGCCGGTGACGGCGACCAGCAACAAGCTGTCGAAGCGCCAGACCCAGTTGATCGCCATGCTGGACCAGGGCATGAGCAACCGCGACATCGCCACCGAACTCGACATCAGCGAGCACACCGTCAAGGTGCACCTGTGGCGCCTGTTCCGCCGCCTGGGCGTGAAGAGCCGCACCCAGGCGCTGCACCACGCCCGCACCAACGGGCTCCTGCCCGGCTAG
- a CDS encoding tryptophan--tRNA ligase gives MASSNPDIVRFLTGITTSGTPHLGNYVGSVRHSVRFSRRADVQSFYFLADYHALIKVDDPARIQRSTLEIAATWLACGLDPERVTFYRQSDIPEIPELTWFLTCVAGKGLLNRAHAYKAQVDKNVAKGDDPDADVSAGLFMYPVLMAADILMFNAHKVPVGRDQVQHIEMARDMAASFNHLYGEHFQLPEAEIDDAVATLPGLDGRKMSKSYDNTIPLFTPRANLQKLIAGIVTDSRAPGEAKDTEGSALFQIYQAFADSEETETLRRAYADGIGWGDAKQMLFERIDREIAPMRQHYDELINDPARIEKILRAGADKARALSKPFLAELRHAVGLRNLASSARPAARKAAKALRPSFKQYRESDGLFYFKFLDATGAQLVQSRGFATPQEAGRAIAMLKQERGAALAQLAAQLEPMDDEGTSAASSALEALAAEAASEG, from the coding sequence ATGGCCTCGTCCAATCCCGACATCGTCCGCTTCCTCACCGGCATCACCACCAGCGGGACGCCGCATCTCGGCAACTACGTGGGCTCGGTGCGGCACTCGGTGCGCTTCAGCCGCCGCGCGGACGTGCAGAGCTTCTACTTCCTCGCGGACTACCACGCGCTCATCAAGGTCGACGACCCGGCGCGCATCCAGCGCTCGACCCTGGAGATCGCCGCCACCTGGCTGGCCTGCGGGCTCGACCCCGAGCGCGTGACCTTCTACCGGCAGTCCGACATCCCCGAGATTCCCGAACTCACCTGGTTCCTCACCTGCGTGGCGGGCAAGGGCCTGCTCAACCGCGCGCATGCCTACAAGGCGCAGGTGGACAAGAACGTCGCCAAGGGCGATGACCCCGACGCGGACGTCAGCGCGGGCCTCTTCATGTACCCCGTGCTCATGGCGGCCGACATCCTGATGTTCAATGCCCACAAGGTGCCGGTGGGCCGCGACCAGGTCCAGCACATCGAGATGGCGCGCGACATGGCGGCGAGCTTCAACCACCTCTACGGCGAGCACTTCCAGCTCCCCGAGGCCGAGATCGACGACGCGGTGGCGACGCTGCCCGGCCTCGACGGCCGCAAGATGAGCAAGAGCTACGACAACACGATCCCGCTCTTCACGCCGCGCGCCAATCTGCAGAAGCTCATCGCCGGCATCGTCACCGATTCACGCGCGCCTGGAGAGGCCAAGGACACGGAAGGCTCGGCGCTGTTCCAGATCTACCAGGCCTTTGCCGACAGCGAGGAGACCGAGACCCTGCGCCGGGCCTACGCCGACGGGATCGGCTGGGGCGATGCCAAGCAGATGCTCTTCGAGCGCATCGACCGCGAGATCGCACCGATGCGCCAGCATTACGACGAATTGATCAACGACCCGGCCCGGATCGAGAAGATCCTTCGCGCCGGCGCCGACAAGGCGCGCGCGCTGTCCAAGCCCTTCCTCGCCGAGCTTCGCCACGCGGTCGGCCTGCGCAATCTGGCGTCGAGCGCCAGGCCTGCGGCGCGCAAGGCGGCGAAGGCCCTACGCCCGAGCTTCAAGCAATACAGGGAAAGCGATGGCCTTTTCTACTTCAAGTTTCTCGACGCGACGGGCGCACAACTGGTACAAAGCCGGGGGTTCGCAACGCCGCAGGAAGCCGGCCGCGCCATCGCCATGCTGAAGCAGGAGCGCGGCGCCGCGCTGGCCCAGCTGGCCGCACAACTCGAGCCCATGGACGACGAGGGAACGAGTGCAGCGTCCTCCGCGCTGGAGGCGCTGGCGGCCGAGGCGGCCAGCGAGGGCTGA
- a CDS encoding site-2 protease family protein: MDISNTIQTVLIYALPVIFAITLHEAAHGYVARYFGDNTAYVLGRVTLNPMKHIDPVGTILMPLLLFFATSGSFLFGYAKPVPVSFGRLRHPKRDMIWVALAGPAANFVQAILWALFYVALAGFGINEPYFLKMAQGGVLVNLVMWAFNLFPLPPLDGGRVLAGLLPRGRAQEFLARIEPYGFFIVMALVLAGVVSTYWLQPLMAIGYEVVNLLLSPIVALIR, from the coding sequence GTGGACATCTCCAACACCATCCAGACCGTGCTCATCTACGCGCTGCCGGTGATCTTCGCGATCACCCTGCACGAGGCCGCGCACGGCTACGTCGCCCGCTATTTCGGCGACAACACGGCCTACGTGCTCGGCCGGGTGACGCTCAATCCGATGAAGCACATCGACCCGGTCGGCACCATCCTGATGCCGCTGCTGCTGTTCTTCGCCACCTCGGGCAGCTTTCTGTTCGGCTACGCCAAGCCCGTCCCGGTGAGCTTCGGCCGGCTGCGCCATCCCAAGCGCGACATGATCTGGGTCGCGCTGGCCGGGCCGGCCGCCAACTTCGTCCAGGCGATCCTCTGGGCGCTGTTCTACGTCGCGCTCGCCGGCTTCGGCATCAACGAGCCCTATTTCCTCAAGATGGCACAGGGGGGCGTGCTGGTGAACCTCGTGATGTGGGCGTTCAACCTCTTCCCGCTGCCGCCGCTCGACGGCGGCCGGGTCCTCGCGGGGCTGCTGCCGCGCGGCCGCGCGCAGGAATTCCTCGCGCGCATCGAGCCCTATGGGTTCTTCATCGTGATGGCCCTCGTCCTCGCCGGCGTCGTCAGTACTTATTGGCTACAGCCGCTGATGGCCATCGGCTACGAGGTCGTCAACCTGCTGCTCTCCCCCATCGTCGCCCTGATCCGCTGA
- a CDS encoding L-threonylcarbamoyladenylate synthase: MAQFFEVHPDNPQQRLLKQAAALLARGEIVAVPTDSSYALACHLDDKDAVDQLRRIRQVDEKHHLTLICRDLSELANYARVDNKQYRLLKAATPGPYTFILEATKEVPRRVSHPQRKTIGLRMPDHKVLCELLTLHGEPLLATTLIPPGETEAMNDAAQIRERFEKQIGGVIDAGACPSEPTTVVDLVPMGTGGDPVLVRQGRGSLALLGL; this comes from the coding sequence ATGGCCCAGTTCTTCGAAGTCCATCCCGACAATCCGCAGCAGCGGCTTCTCAAGCAGGCCGCGGCCCTGCTCGCGCGCGGCGAGATCGTCGCGGTGCCGACCGACTCCAGCTACGCGCTGGCCTGCCACCTCGACGACAAGGACGCCGTCGACCAGTTGCGGCGCATCCGGCAGGTCGACGAGAAGCATCACCTCACGCTGATCTGCCGCGACCTGAGCGAGCTCGCGAACTACGCGCGGGTCGACAACAAGCAGTACCGCCTGCTGAAGGCCGCGACGCCGGGGCCCTACACCTTCATCCTCGAAGCGACCAAGGAAGTCCCGCGCCGCGTGAGCCATCCGCAGCGCAAGACCATCGGCCTGCGCATGCCCGACCACAAGGTCCTGTGCGAGTTGCTCACCTTGCATGGCGAGCCGCTGCTGGCCACCACCCTGATCCCCCCCGGCGAGACCGAGGCCATGAACGACGCCGCGCAGATCCGCGAACGCTTCGAGAAGCAGATCGGCGGGGTGATCGATGCGGGCGCCTGTCCGTCGGAACCGACGACCGTGGTCGATCTCGTGCCCATGGGCACCGGCGGCGACCCGGTGCTGGTGCGGCAGGGACGCGGCTCGCTGGCGCTGCTCGGCCTCTGA